From the genome of Aliarcobacter lanthieri:
TATCTTTATCATGTAATACTATACCATCTGTTCTTATATAGAAACAATCTGTTGGGCATACTTGTTGGCATGGTGCATCTGCACAATGCATACAAGCCATTGACAATGAAAACTCTTGTCCTATTACTCCTTCATTGATTGTTACTACTTTCCTTCTATTTACTCCTACTGGTACTTCATGTGCCTCTTTACAAGCTACTACACATCCATTACAATGTATACATAGAAGTTCATCACAATAAAATTTCATTCTTGAAAAATCTACATTACTACTCATGATATCCTCCCCCTATGCTCTTTCTATTCTTACAAGTGAACATTTAGTCTCTGGACAAGCTGTTTGTTGATCAAACCCATAACTTGTTACTTGACCTGAATTCTCACCCATTGCGTATGGTGCAGTTTTATCTGGATATCTATGTGTTAAATCCTCTCCACTCCACCAACCAGAGAAGTTCTGTGGTAAAAATACTGAGTTTTCATCAACTCTTAAACTAACTTTACACTTAATTTTTATCTTTCCACCTTTTGTCCCATGTACCCACATCATTTCACCATGTTTAATTCCAAGTTTTGCTGCCATATTTGGATGTAATTCTCCATACATTTCAGGGCTTAACTCTGCTAAATAGTGAGATGCTCTTGTCTCTGTACCCGTTCCCATATGTTCAACTACTCTTCCTGAAACAATATTAATTGGGAATTCTTCTTTCCAATTTTTCTCAGTTTGTCTACTAATATAAGGAACATCAACTCTCCAGTGATTTGTTTTATCAGCTGAAGCTGGATATTTTTCAATCAAATCAGGTCTAAATGAATGTAAAGGTTCTCTATGTTTTGGAATTGGATCTATGAATGATGGAGCTATAGTCATAGCTTTTGCATTTCCATATGGACAAAGTCCTGCTTCAAGTGCATATTTTACTAATATTCCACTATCATCATTTTTCCAGTTTTTACCTTCAACTAATGCTTTTTCTTCAGCAGTTAAAGTAACTCCAGCTAACTCTTCTATATTCTTATCTGTAATCTCAGCATATCCACCTTTAACTTTAGAACCTTTTGGATAGCTTCCATCAACTGCTAGTAAGCTTACTCCATTTCTTTCTAAACCAAAGTTTGCTCTAAATCCCATACCACCTTGCATAACAGGTAAATCTGTATTATATAAAACTGGGCTTCCAGGATGTGTTTCACTCCAACAAGGCCATGGTAATCCATAATACTCTTTTGAAAACTCTCCAGTTCCTTTTAAAGATGAAGAATTAAACAAGTGCCAATTTTCTTGTTGTTTTTTCAATCTTTGTGCAGTAACACCTTTCATTCCAATAGTTTTTAAAGCTTTTGCAACTTCATCTGTTGCATCTTCTGGCCATTGAAAATTATTACCTTTACCCATACCTGCAATAAATTCATCATAGAATCCCATTCTTTTTGCAAAATCAAATAAAATATCATGATCCGTTCTTGATTCATACATAGGTTCTACAACTTTACTTCTCCATTGTGCACTTCTTCCTGTATTTACAACAGTTCCAGATGTTTCAACTTGAGAAGCAGCTGGTAGCAAGAATAGATTATCCGTTCTTGTTGTAATAACAGTAGCATCATTCACATAAGGATCTATAAATACAACTAAATCTAATTTATCTAAAGCCTCTTTTATTCTTTTAACATCAGTAACAGTAGAAATACCATTTCCTATACAAACAAGTGCTTTAATTTGAGTTCCACCATTATATTTTGCATTTGCTTCATTGATAATATTATCTGCAAAAAGTGAAAGAGTATTACCTCTTGCTTCCATCAGCTCTTTTGATTTAAATCTACCTTTTAACCATTCATAATCAACTTTCCACTGTTTTGCAAAATATTTCCAAGAACCTTCAGCTAACCCATAATACCCTGGTAATGTATCAGCTAAACAACCAATATCAGTTGAACCTTGAACATTATCATGTCCTCTTAAAATATTACATCCGCCTCCAACTTTTCCAACATTTCCAAGAATTAATTGCATAATAGAACCAAGTCTTGTATTTGATGAACCAATTGTATGTTGTGTCCAACCTTGATTCCAAATTAAGCATCCTGGCTTCGAACTTGCATATAATGTTGCAGCTTGAATTAAAGTCTCTTTTGGAAGTCCAGTAATATATTCAACATGTTCAGGAGTATACTCTTCACACTCTTTAAATATCTCTTCAACTCCATATACTCTATCACTTAAGTATTTTTCATCGTACCACTTATTTTCTTTTATTAATCTAATCATTCCATAAAGGAAAGCAACATCTGTTCCAGTTCTTATTCTACAATATAAATCTGATTTCGCTGCTGTCTTTGTATATCTTGGATCTACAACTATTATTTTTGCTCCATTTTGCTCTTTACCTTTTAATATATGTTGCATCGCAACTGGATGGTTATCAGCAGGGTTAGAACCTATGATAATAATAGCTTTAGAATTATGCATATCACCTAAATGATTTGTCATAGCTCCATATCCAAATGTACTTGCCACACCGGCAACTGTTGGACTATGTCAAATTCTAGCTTGGTGATCTATATTATTTGTTCCAAACATTGAAACAAATTTTCTAATATAATATCCTTGTTCATTACTTACTTTTGCAGATCCTAAAAACATAACTGAATCTGGTCCAAATTTCTCTCTTAACTCTAAAAGTTTATTAGAAACCTTTGTCATAGCATCATCCCATGATACTCTATTCCATTTTCCAGCTACTTTCTCTATTGGATACTGTAATCTGTTTGTAGATCTGATTTTATCAATCATATCTGCACCTTTACAGCAATGTCCTCCATTACTTATTGGGTGATCTTGTGCTACTTCTTGTCTTACCCATACTCCATTATGTACTTCAGCTATTACTCCACATCCTACTGAGCAGTGAGTACAGATTGTTTTTACTAATTTCGATCCAGGAAAAGGATTTCTCACCTCTTCATCAGTCGCATCTCTTAAAACTTTATCTGTATTTGCAAAGGCTGATGTTGCGCTAAATGCTGTTGCTAAAGAAGCCATCTTTAAAAATGTTCTTCGTCCAAAGCTATTCGCTCCCATTCTTTCTCCTTTTTAAATTTTAAAACTATTTTGCAACTTTATAAAATTGATTCCAAGCTGCTGTTTTATTATAAAGAATCTCTTTTTTCTTTGATCTTCCTACTACTACACCGTTACCAACACTGTTATTAGCACCTCTATCTTGTTTTTCAGTTGTAGCAGCAGTCGCAACAACAGATCCAGCAAAAACAGAAGCAGCAATTCCAGCTCTCTTGATAAATTGTCTTCGTTGTTCTAATTCATCAGCCATGATAACTCTCCTTTTAATTAGATTTAGGGTTAAAAGCCCTGATAAAAACTCATTTGAGCTCTTATCACAACTTTTAGATTATTTTAATTTTTTATATCTAAATAAGCTCTTTCAAAGCCTATAAACTCTTTTAAAATTATTCCAACTCTTGAATATATAAAACTAGAACTTCCTATAAGTTTATAAAATAACTCATCAATATAAGGGTTTAAAACTTCTATAAAAAGATCTTTTTGTAAATCTTCATCTATTTCTTTCAATACTTGTTTATCTAGTAAATACGTACTCAAAGTAAATATAAAACCATAGTGATCTTCTTGTGCAGTAAAGTTTTTTTCATCTTTTCTAATAACTGTTTTCCCCAAAATATCTTTTACTTTTAGTTGCATAAAACCACCTTCTCTTCTTTCATGGTACCAAGAAGCACTAAGAGGAATATACTCATCAAAAGGTATTAAAAACAGATCTTGATATTCACTAAATATTATGTTTGTAGATTTTTCTTTTAAATATACAACTAATTCTTTTGATACATCTTGGACATTTTCACTAAAAGAATTTTTTGATAAAACTTCTAAATTTTCTAAGATTTGAGAAGATTTTGTTTTTGTATATTCTTCGACAAAAAGTAAAGATAAAATATTATATATAAAAGCTCTTGCTTTATCAATTTCTACATTATGCATCTAGTAATCCTTGTTTTATCATAATTTTTGCTTTACAGTCTTCACAACAATAAAGAGTTCTTTTTTTAGTTTCACTCTGTTTTGCAAAAATTGGTCCCATAATAGCAGCAATTTTTTCTATTGCTTTTGTAGTAGCAAACTCTTTTCCACACTCAACACATGCGAAAAGTTTATCTTTAGCCAAAATACTTTCTGTAAACCAAACTGGACTTAATTCTATCTCATCTTGTTTTATAGTTAAACAATCATTTTCAGGGCATACAACTTCACAATATCCACAACCAGTACAAACAGATGGATTAACTCTTAGTGTAAAATCTGCTTCATTTGCAAACAATGCATCTACATTACATGCACCTACACATGATAAGCAAAGTGTACAATTAGCTTCATTTACCAAAACTCTACCATAATGGATATTCTCACCAGTTTTTACAATACCTAAATCTTGATTCCCTACTAATTTTTGAAGTCTTTGAGCAAATATTTCTCTTTTTTTCAACTCTTGTTGATTAAAATTAAAATATGAATTTTCTACAAATTCTACTTCTTTTAGAGCAACTTCAAGTTCTTGTATATTTTCAACTAAATATATAGCTTTTTTATTATATTTTTTCTCATAAATTTCATTTAGAATTTTTATTGCTTCTTTTGAGCCTTTTGAAATATCTTGGCTAAAATAGATTAATTGAGAACTTGAAACTTGTAAATATGTCAGAAGTATAGATTCATCAAATATATCACCAGTTATAACTAGGGGGAAAACATTTTCCTTTAATGATACATCAATAGAATCTAAATCTATACTTGATGAGATTATCAAAGGGTGTCTATTTTTATAAAAAAGACTAATTTCATATAAAGTTTCTCTTGAAGTTGCAGCACTATTTAATGCTCCACTAGGACATACACTAACACACTCTCCACATGCTAAACAATCAACATAAGAAAATACTAGTTTTTTATTTTTATCATCTTTTGTTATTGCATTAGTTGGACAAACTTCTTCACATTTAGAACAAGTTTCTTTAACTTTTCTATCATCATATTGACAAATATTTTTATTGTAAAGTAAAGTTTTTTTAAAAGAGAAACTATCTATATTCTCTCTTATTTTTTCTAAAATACTATCTATTCCCAATATATTTGGATCAAAAATACCATTTTTAACTTTTGTCAATTTTTGATTAAACCAAACTATTTGAGAAGTAGGAAGTTTTATATCTTTATCATTACTGTTTACAATAACCTCAAAATTTCCAATACTATTTTTTATATCTTTTATAAGTTTTGCTTCAACTTTATATAATTCAAATTCATTTGGCTTTAAATTTTTTATAAAATTTTTATAATCTTCTATATCATCATAAATTATCATTAAAGAGTTTGATATTTCAATAGTTT
Proteins encoded in this window:
- a CDS encoding molybdopterin-dependent oxidoreductase, whose translation is MGANSFGRRTFLKMASLATAFSATSAFANTDKVLRDATDEEVRNPFPGSKLVKTICTHCSVGCGVIAEVHNGVWVRQEVAQDHPISNGGHCCKGADMIDKIRSTNRLQYPIEKVAGKWNRVSWDDAMTKVSNKLLELREKFGPDSVMFLGSAKVSNEQGYYIRKFVSMFGTNNIDHQARIUHSPTVAGVASTFGYGAMTNHLGDMHNSKAIIIIGSNPADNHPVAMQHILKGKEQNGAKIIVVDPRYTKTAAKSDLYCRIRTGTDVAFLYGMIRLIKENKWYDEKYLSDRVYGVEEIFKECEEYTPEHVEYITGLPKETLIQAATLYASSKPGCLIWNQGWTQHTIGSSNTRLGSIMQLILGNVGKVGGGCNILRGHDNVQGSTDIGCLADTLPGYYGLAEGSWKYFAKQWKVDYEWLKGRFKSKELMEARGNTLSLFADNIINEANAKYNGGTQIKALVCIGNGISTVTDVKRIKEALDKLDLVVFIDPYVNDATVITTRTDNLFLLPAASQVETSGTVVNTGRSAQWRSKVVEPMYESRTDHDILFDFAKRMGFYDEFIAGMGKGNNFQWPEDATDEVAKALKTIGMKGVTAQRLKKQQENWHLFNSSSLKGTGEFSKEYYGLPWPCWSETHPGSPVLYNTDLPVMQGGMGFRANFGLERNGVSLLAVDGSYPKGSKVKGGYAEITDKNIEELAGVTLTAEEKALVEGKNWKNDDSGILVKYALEAGLCPYGNAKAMTIAPSFIDPIPKHREPLHSFRPDLIEKYPASADKTNHWRVDVPYISRQTEKNWKEEFPINIVSGRVVEHMGTGTETRASHYLAELSPEMYGELHPNMAAKLGIKHGEMMWVHGTKGGKIKIKCKVSLRVDENSVFLPQNFSGWWSGEDLTHRYPDKTAPYAMGENSGQVTSYGFDQQTACPETKCSLVRIERA
- a CDS encoding TorD/DmsD family molecular chaperone, producing the protein MHNVEIDKARAFIYNILSLLFVEEYTKTKSSQILENLEVLSKNSFSENVQDVSKELVVYLKEKSTNIIFSEYQDLFLIPFDEYIPLSASWYHERREGGFMQLKVKDILGKTVIRKDEKNFTAQEDHYGFIFTLSTYLLDKQVLKEIDEDLQKDLFIEVLNPYIDELFYKLIGSSSFIYSRVGIILKEFIGFERAYLDIKN
- a CDS encoding 4Fe-4S binding protein; this encodes MQEFIYFNNGALDFPLNEKIQVVTNEEDLEDNTYLISNSKSVKSEFLAPEIDFYIKNSKDSLALKITNVSALYEINATKFDFSQDISQTIEISNSLMIIYDDIEDYKNFIKNLKPNEFELYKVEAKLIKDIKNSIGNFEVIVNSNDKDIKLPTSQIVWFNQKLTKVKNGIFDPNILGIDSILEKIRENIDSFSFKKTLLYNKNICQYDDRKVKETCSKCEEVCPTNAITKDDKNKKLVFSYVDCLACGECVSVCPSGALNSAATSRETLYEISLFYKNRHPLIISSSIDLDSIDVSLKENVFPLVITGDIFDESILLTYLQVSSSQLIYFSQDISKGSKEAIKILNEIYEKKYNKKAIYLVENIQELEVALKEVEFVENSYFNFNQQELKKREIFAQRLQKLVGNQDLGIVKTGENIHYGRVLVNEANCTLCLSCVGACNVDALFANEADFTLRVNPSVCTGCGYCEVVCPENDCLTIKQDEIELSPVWFTESILAKDKLFACVECGKEFATTKAIEKIAAIMGPIFAKQSETKKRTLYCCEDCKAKIMIKQGLLDA